The DNA sequence CTGCCGTGATTTTTAAGAGATCATAATCCCTTGATTTGTGCTATTGTAAATTGTGATCACAAATAGCTAAGGATTATTGGAAATTGAGGCAGGATTTCGGAGGATGAGAGTTAGGAAGCTTTTGTATAGACTTGGGGTTCTTACCAGAAAAGGATGGAGTAGTAATCTCAGCAACAACCTGATGGAACAAGTTCCTGATTTGGGGAAGACGACTCCAATGTCTTTTTGGGCTACGGGTTCTAGTGTAGTGGACTTTGGGCAAGGAATGACTCTAGTGGGCTCTAAGTCTTGTTGGGCTTGCTTTCATCTCTCTACTAGCCCATGTTAAGATATTGGCCCTCaaagcatgaattttggttcccaagtccaaaattactGACGGACCTTATCATAACAATGGGCCTCGCAcgatccgttaccttccacaccacatccgGCCGTATAAGCCCCAAACGTAGCTTGGGCCTACGCGTATCGCGTGGTAAATAAGCGTGTCTGTCCATTTGGAAATCCCTGTCAATTGTTTGAATATTTAGGCATGTCGTATTGCTTGTTAAATAGAGAATTCCCTTTCGCCGCGAAATGGGCTTGCTTGAAGGCCCAATTAGGTTATGAGGTCGATGACTCGTTCCCTTTGCCTGTCACTAGTTAAATTTGAACTTGTGGAAATTCGGGTATCAACATTAGCCCCCTTGATTATGTGGCTTGTGTGACCGCGTTACGGGCTACATAATCAAAAATTCGAAGACTTATCGAGTGATTGTATATAAccctccttcttttttttttttttttttgagttgagtTGGCCCCTGTATCTTATTGATACAATTCATGACTTATCAGGCTTTCCACGTGGCAACAGACCTTAACCATCATTGGACTCCTAGTTAAAAGAGAAGAGCCTTACTTTTCAGCTACCTTTTCTTCTAGGAAAACAGTATTGGCGTGTAGAGTCGTTTCCGTTTCTCCTCGGTTTTCTTCCATACTTTGATTTGCACGAGACGCTTCTCTCCAAGAGTCAGGCCCTCGATCTAAGGAAAGAAACTCATCTCCTTTTAAATCTATTTGGCTTGGGAGACTCCATTCCTGCTCCCTTACTCTCTCAAGAAACAGAGCGGGCGCACCGCACTCGTTACATAGCCAATTTGCGATTTCTTCTACGCTTGGTAAGCCTAACAGATTGCATCATCTTTTGCTCGACCATCTCCATTCCTTGTTATCTttgtctcttttcttctcttttcctttttttttatttcaacacCCGCCGTTGCTGTAATCTCATATTTGGCCAATGCGATATCAGGTTACAAGTGCGATTGCCTATTGCTGGTGTGATGTCGTTGATTCGCTGCCGTGATTGATTCATTGGATATTGCATGTTCTATTCTGGTGTTATTCATTCTGCTATCTCGATTTCTTGTGGCTTTGGCTATATTAATCTGCTGTTATGATTGATCTGCTGTCGGGATCATATTGTGCTTGATCTGTTACCGCGTGTTTTGATCTGTAAGTATTCCTTCCCATTCCGCATCCTAACTTgtttctatatttatatatatatatatatatattttttcttcttcttggtttGGCTTGGCTGCATGCACTAAATAGCCTTGGTTTTGATTAGTTCCCTGCCTGATGTACTGATATATTGATTCAGTATGAGTGAATTGATCTTTTGCTTTATGCGTggaagactttttttttttttttttactgctgTGATTGCCATTAAACATGATGGGGCTTGTTGTTAGTTTGCCTGTTTCATCCTATAAGATGTGCTTATTAGCTTGGTTGGGGCTTGTGTTTTTATCTTTAGCTTAGCCCTTTGCTTGGTGTGTGATTATGAATTGGCTGAGCATGGAGTGGCTtggattgttgttgttgttgtttttttttttctttgcgtTATGCGTATTATGCGTGGAGTCTTACTGCTGTGGTTGCAATGGAGCATGATGTAGCCTGGTATCGCATAGTTTAGTTTATCACATAAATTGTGCCTGTTAGCTTGGATTGAATGCGTTGGCTTTGCGTCTTtcattcatctttttttttgctCGGCCTCTTACTTGACGTGTAATAGTTAGTTGATTCAAAGTCGATTGTTTGTGAATAGCGTGCTGTGATTCAATGGCTtggcctttctttcttttgttaagAAATACCTCATTGTATGTGCAGATCCCCGTATCTTTCTAATCACATCATGGCTCCTGAGGTGTGTAGTCTAGTCGATCATCATTTTGTGCTTGAGGATGGCCTTAAAAAAGAGTTTAGAGGCAATTATGAAATTTCCAGAGATGTCAGTCTTGAGTGGATTTCCAGGCTACTGATTGAGAGGGGGGATTATCCGGCAGTTCCCATAAACTTTGAGTATCCCTGTGGTTTAGTTACGGGGTGGCCACAATGGGTTGACCATGAGCTAAAAGATGAGGCCACGAGAATTAGACTTTCAGAGGCTGCTGTTCTTTCTTCTGTATTCATCTCTGCTCATTGTGATATCAACAGGGATGTGGAGTCTCTTCGTCATGTAGTTCGAAGATGGAATCCTCACACGCATACCTTTGTTTGCGAGTGGGGAAAGTTTACCCCTACTTTGGAGGATGTCTTGAACATTATGAGGCTTCCCATTACTGGTTCAGTCAACCCTCTTGGCTTTGATTTTGACTCAGAGAAGTTGCAGGTTCTTGTAGAAGGGGCCTCCAGTGTCAAAGGAAGTAAGCGCCGTTTCTCAAATTGGGTGAAGCATTTTTGGGGTGTTACTGAAAATGGGGTATTTGTCCCAAGTAAAGGCTTTAATTCTAGTTACCGTCTGGAAGCAATGCTATCCCTGTGGCTGACGAAATTTGTCTTCATTGAGTTCTCTTATGAGTATGTTGAAGAGCGCCTGTTTCCCTTGGCAATTGCAATAGCACCCGGCAGTAGGTTTCCTTTGGGATCAATGTTTCTTGGTCACGTCTATCGTCTGCTTGACTATATCGTTGTTGACGAATTGGAGAGCGTTGGTCGGTGTGGAGTTACTACATTGGTTTCTACCACCTTTCTGCAAGTATTTATCTGGGAACGGTTCAAAGGATTAAAGATGGAGCCCCTGACCATGAGTCTCTCTTTGGAATTGTACAACAACGACAAGGAAGGCAGCAAGCAAGCACAGACCAAATATTTGCCACCGGTACTCCCTCTGCTGTGTCGTTGGTTCAAAAGGAGACAAGATAAGACTGTGTTTGCTCCGAGCATGTTAGACGACGTGAATAATTTCATCTGGCAACCCTTTCTCCAATCTTCTGAGTTTGAGACTTTTTCGTTTTCTGGTAGAGAAGAGCAGTGTACTACAGCTCTAGGTCGGGTTGAGCTATACATGACTGTTTGCCCAAACTTTATCCCGTCCATCAGTGAGGATAAGGAAGACTTGGATATTTTCCCAGTTGTTTATTCTCCTAACAGAGTGATGCGACAACTTGGTTGCCTTCAGGACGCTCCCTCACCTCCACCTCGCTCTCTTAACTCTAAGACCACAAGCTTTTCTCATATGGAGCGTAGATGTGTGCTCGACTTCTCTGGCAGAATTGCGGACTTCCCATCTCAGTTACCAGGGAATGCCGCGAATGCTAACTCCTCCCCTGCCTATAGTTGTTATTGGAGGGGGGTGTTGTGCCGGTTCAGGCTTTTTGTGGAAGCCGGCAGTCCTCGGCTAGAGTTGGGGCCTATTACCAGCAGTAGGTTGGCTAGCCCCAAGGCTGTACTGACTTATGCTGAAAAGCATAACCTCACCTATATTGAAGTGTACAGCGATGGTGCTAGAAAGATTGTCGGCTATTTAAAGGGTTTTGAAACTAAGAGGGTAAAGGGAGAGGAAAAGAAGTGCGATAAGAAGATGGGTGATAAGGGTGATGCAAGGGAACACAACACTCAGAAGCCTATTCGGCGTTTCAAGCCCAAGGTGGATTTTGATAAGTTTATGCATACGACCCAACACggagtcaaattgatgattccCCCAAGCATGCCTCTTCAAAAGAACAAGGAGGTAAAGAAGAAAAGATCTTCAACATCCCGAGCAGGCGGTACTTCTCATGCAAAGCAAGTGAATGCTACCAGTTTTGAAGTGAAGAAAGGGGTGAAGAGAGAGGCCGGTGCAGATTTTGATGTCCCTCTTCGTCGAAGCAACCGTGTGAAGTCTAAGAGTTCTCCTTCTCCTCGTGGTCCTCCAGCTTATCTTGAGTTATCTGAATTTGATCACGAAGAGGGTTCTCAAGGGGGTCCAACCGATTCTTCAAAAGAGGATCATACTAATCTTTCAAAAGGGGCATCTGATCATCTGCCTGAAGCGCCTCCCATGATTAGCCAAGATGGTGACGATCaggttgtttctttttcttcctttccttttttttttttttttttgtaacgaCTTCTcccctattattattattattattattattttttaagggAGCTAAAACTGCTTCTCTTTCGTTGGTTATCGAAGATGAAGGCATGAGTGATGGCGATAAGGTTGTCGAAGATAAAGGCGTGAGTGATGGTGATAAGGTTGTCGAAGATGAAGGCATGAGTGATAGTGATAAGGTTGTCGAAGATGAAGGCATAAGTGATGGTGATAACCAACTGCGTAACATCCCTTTTGCTCATctactgctctctctctctttttttcttattgccaagattgtcttttttttttttttgatgatgtTGCTTTCCCACAGGCCTTTAAAAACGGTAGTGTGAGCAATGACAATCAAGTATGTCCCAGCTATTCCTTTTCCTCTTTATTGTATTTGTCACATGCATGGAGATTCTTTTGGCTCACAAAGTATATTCTTCTTAGGTTGATGCGGGATTTGAGCCTTTGCAGCATAGTCCGAGTGAAAGTGAAAATAATGATCAGGTAGCTTGTTTATTTGAAACTtaaagcttgaatttttttttttttgcattagcATGCTGATGTGTTTTTGAATCGGAGCCTTTGGCTTTTCATCTGCCTACTGCCACTTTCATGCATGTTCATCAGATCTTTAGCTTAAGATAATAGTGTGAAAGAGTAGATAAATGAATACTATTGACATGGAGATCGGATAGTTAAATAAGTTAATGTGTGTGTATCTGTATTGTAGTATGCATAAGTATATTTGCTAAACAACAAAAGGGTATTTGAAAGGAATGGAATGCTTGGTCATTCAAAATCGATGTTTGGTTACTATAACTGAAGAGTGAAAGTATCGTGTTTGTTTGCTAAATTATTCGTGAAACAAAGTAAGGAGATCATGTAGTCAAACAATTAACAGAGGTAAGACTAAATGAAACGTAACACACAAATCGATAACGTGTGTATTAGTTATGTGAAGTGTGTGTGTCATGTAGTGCAGTAAGCATGACTTTTGTGTTAAGAATGGTGATAAAATGTCTGCAGCCTTGTGTGAAAAATGACATAAGAGTGATGAAAAGAATAGGGGAAACGTATAATTGAAAGCTCAGAGAGATTATTTGCTGCCGGGAACAGCAGCAGGAGTAGTATTCGTGAGAAAGTAAAAGAAATCAAGTGTGTTTCGAAAAATCATGAGTACTAAATAAATTTGCAAGTAAGATGAGTTATAATGAAGCAAGTTTTCAGGTAGAATAATGCATGTgtaacaaaatagaaaagaaagagagcaaaATTGGAATGAGATGCACCTTTTGCTATGATTTTGGTTATTTGCTTGGAGTAACAGATTAGGAAATCACTTCCTTTTCTTGAGGTATGTTGCATTACTCATGCGTCTGTTTTTTGTGTCTGTTTCGATTTCTTTATCTTGCTTGCGAAGTGTGCTTGAGTATTGAGGacagattttttttataattatgcGGCATGATATTGAAGTATTTATGCTTTTCTAGCCACCATAGTTTGTAATAGTACTGCATTTAATACTGCTGTTGTTACATGAGTTTTGCCCCTTTGATAATGTGAAATGTGAAAGGCATGTAATATTTTGCAGAAtcacatattttccttttcttacgATTTCCTTCCCCCCCTTTTTTAGGAGCAGGATCATCCTTCAAGTGTTGGTAAGAGTAATGACGGGGTTGGTCATGACACGGCAGTACATGCCTTAGTTGAGTCTGATAAGCACGCTCCAGGAATTGATAAGGTGACTATCATTCAGACTTAAAGCCTTGGCCCAAGCTTGCCTGTTAAAGGGTCAACTAGTGAGTGGGCGACCCATATGGACAACTTTATGATTCGATTTGCTTCTAAAGAGGAGTCTGCTCTAGGCATGGCTGATGTTGCACCAGTATTGAGCGGAGACACCGCTGTTTTTGCGGGTATGAAAATTCCTTCAGAGTTAGCGGGTCCCTTGGCTAAATTTGCTGAGAGATATAGTGGTGGAGATATCTTTAGCTTAATTGATCGAGACTATACTTCAAGGAAGAAGTGCGAGTTGGTTAAAGAACTTGGCATGATGTTGTACAGCATGGAAGTTTGCCCGATAAAAGATGGAGAAATGTTTCTTATTTGGAGAGATGCTTGTCGTGATTTCATGGGGGCAGGTCTTAATGTTGGCTTCCTGCTGGATTCCTTAAAACAAGGTGCAAAGCACTTCTTTGGTTATATGATGAGGTCTGAAGGATCAGAGAATCAGTATGTTAAAATTCGTGGTCTGCAGGAGATGGTTTCACAAACCAAGAAGGAGCTTGCACGTCTTGAGGGAGAGTTGCGCAAGGCTGAAGATGATCTGAGTTTCAGTTTGCGTGACGTTCCTGTGCCTGCTATGGAGTGTGTACTAGAATCTTCTTGGAAGGATGACGGTCACTTCTCTCATTATCTATATTAGGATTTGAGTTTAAACTGCTTTGTAGTACGAATGCAGCTTTTGCTTTTAATTGGGCGTTCAAGTATGAAGCTTACTCAGTAGGACTAAACTTTGGAGCATGTATGAATACCTATCCTTATTTATCGTTTAAGGTTTGTTCTGGTGATATTGCATGTTCTTGCttgccacttttttttttcttttgaaaaggTTGGAGCTAAATGAATAGCATTTCATTTACTGCCGGAATTGTATTATTGCCTTACTGCTGGGATTCCAGGCTTACTACTTGTATTATTGCCTCACGCTAGCCCCCTTGTATAGATTCACAAAGTCTTCAATTAGGGCATCTCGGTTTTGGCAAATGAGGTAATAGTGAATATATTTAGAGACACCTCTTCACTTCACATTGCAAGCCTCTTAATACAAATTTAGGCATCACCATGGTGATGTGCCTTACAaaagcttctcacaaaacagaaGATGTGTCTTGCAAGTAACCATAGAGACTGATAGatgcatacatatatatttttttttgaaaggaaactAAATCATAAGATAGGGACATTCATGTATTAAGGTCTAACAGTAGTAAGGCTTGAGCCATTTGCCATTGATAGGACCAGTCAGCCTACCGCTGTTAGCATGAATGAGGCGATAATAACCGTTGCTGTGAGATTCCTTAACGACAAATGGTCCTTCCCACTGAGCTGCAAACTTAGAAAGGCCAGGCATCTGTCTTCTTACCCAGTCAACAGTTCTAAGGACTAAATCCCCTTCTTTGAAGCTTCTCTCCTTGACTGTTCTATTGTAAGCTTTAGTCACCCTTTACCGATATGCTTCTGCCCTCGCTTCTGCTTGTCTTCGCCTCTCATCTGCTGCTTCAAGGTCCATCGTTCTCCACTTAGTACAAGATTTATCATCCCACTCCAGATCATTAGCAGCTAGTACTCTAGCCGTCGGGATCATAAGCTCCACTGGTAAAACTGCTTCGGACCCATAAACCAGGGAATATGGGGAAAACCCGGTGGCACTCTTAGGTGAGGTGCGATAAGCCCATAAGGCATCCGGTAGATGAGTGCTCCATCCTCCCTTGTATTGATGTACCATCTTGCTTAAGATCCTGATGAGTGTCTTGTTTGTAGCTTCAGCTTGGCCGTTTCCTTGAGGATAATAAGGTGTTGATCTCCTGTGCTTGATTCCATATCCCTTGAGTGTCTTGCTTACTTCTTGATTGACGAAGGGTGTTCCATTGTCAGACACAATTTTGTAAGGAATACCAAATCTGCAAACAATGTTCTCCCTTATGAAGTTTGAAATTGCAGCTCCCGTGGCCTTA is a window from the Rosa chinensis cultivar Old Blush chromosome 2, RchiOBHm-V2, whole genome shotgun sequence genome containing:
- the LOC112184710 gene encoding uncharacterized protein LOC112184710; translation: MAPEVCSLVDHHFVLEDGLKKEFRGNYEISRDVSLEWISRLLIERGDYPAVPINFEYPCGLVTGWPQWVDHELKDEATRIRLSEAAVLSSVFISAHCDINRDVESLRHVVRRWNPHTHTFVCEWGKFTPTLEDVLNIMRLPITGSVNPLGFDFDSEKLQVLVEGASSVKGSKRRFSNWVKHFWGVTENGVFVPSKGFNSSYRLEAMLSLWLTKFVFIEFSYEYVEERLFPLAIAIAPGSRFPLGSMFLGHVYRLLDYIVVDELESVGRCGVTTLVSTTFLQVFIWERFKGLKMEPLTMSLSLELYNNDKEGSKQAQTKYLPPVLPLLCRWFKRRQDKTVFAPSMLDDVNNFIWQPFLQSSEFETFSFSGREEQCTTALGRVELYMTVCPNFIPSISEDKEDLDIFPVVYSPNRVMRQLGCLQDAPSPPPRSLNSKTTSFSHMERRCVLDFSGRIADFPSQLPGNAANANSSPAYSCYWRGVLCRFRLFVEAGSPRLELGPITSSRLASPKAVLTYAEKHNLTYIEVYSDGARKIVGYLKGFETKRVKGEEKKCDKKMGDKGDAREHNTQKPIRRFKPKVDFDKFMHTTQHGVKLMIPPSMPLQKNKEVKKKRSSTSRAGGTSHAKQVNATSFEVKKGVKREAGADFDVPLRRSNRVKSKSSPSPRGPPAYLELSEFDHEEGSQGGPTDSSKEDHTNLSKGASDHLPEAPPMISQDGDDQGAKTASLSLVIEDEGMSDGDKVVEDKGVSDGDKVVEDEGMSDSDKAFKNGSVSNDNQVDAGFEPLQHSPSESENNDQEQDHPSSVGKSNDGVGHDTAVHALVESDKHAPGIDKVTIIQT